The following are encoded in a window of Oncorhynchus tshawytscha isolate Ot180627B unplaced genomic scaffold, Otsh_v2.0 Un_scaffold_7589_pilon_pilon, whole genome shotgun sequence genomic DNA:
- the LOC121846125 gene encoding protein JTB-like — protein sequence MSDSRMFSILTLLLVVPASISVHGAISGEKYSTTAISTTSLHCWQEDEFSILTECTRCNPFQMKSWAPCARTGFIEKINCAKNNKVEYKSCRSSWIDERLFWRFEGIMMCLTVVLVLMVIARQRTLDHLASEKVRRQILSI from the exons ATGAGCGATTCCCGAATGTTCTCGATCTTAACACTGCTCCTGGTAGTACCTGCGTCAATTAG TGTCCATGGTGCTATTTCAGGAGAGAAGTACTCTACTACAG CGATAAGCACAACATCCCTTCATTGCTGGCAAGAGGATGAGTTTTCGATTTTGACAGAGTGTACAAGGTGCAACCCCTTTCAGATG AAATCATGGGCACCTTGCGCCCGAACTGGATTCATAGAAAAGATCAACTGTGCAAAAAACAACAAAGTTGAATACAAGAG CTGCCGTTCCTCTTGGATTGATGAGCGCCTATTCTGGAGGTTTGAGGGGATCATGATGTGCCTGACGGTAGTCTTGGTCCTGATGGTTATAGCTCGTCAGAGAACCCTGGACCACCTGGCTTCTGAAAAGGTCCGCAGGCAGATCCTGTCCATATAG
- the LOC112239640 gene encoding chromatin target of PRMT1 protein isoform X2, which yields MYQQTDAMTSPTEKIVLKSTSTISLNDRFTTMLNNKQLEPVAVRVNMQQQQVASVRNRRLALQMENRTSVQAALQPKSLKQRLGKGDVLARLSRPMGTLMRGATRSQGFAVRGLQGMHRGGFGVCGNNRKGFFRGGYAFRGVNQMHARGGVTKLRFCQGLRLQGGQLNNAGVLVSCGARNELGLRGRGRGAGLGLRGRGWFRSMGKPEKIPTKEELDNQLDNYMSMTKSHLDAELDSYMAMAGSDYME from the exons ATGTATCAGCAAACAGACGCAATGACTTCACCAACAGAGAAAATCGTGCTGAAAAGCACATCAACAATTTCCCTCAACGATCG CTTCACCACCATGCTGAACAACAAGCAGCTGGAGCCAGTGGCTGTACGAGTCAACATGCAGCAGCAGCAAGTGGCCAGTGTCCGCAACAGGAGACTGGCTCTGCAGATGGAGAACAGGACCTCTGTGCAGGCTGCCCTGCAGCCCAAG AGCCTGAAGCAGCGCCTGGGGAAGGGCGATGTCCTGGCAAGGCTAAGTCGGCCCATGGGGACCCTGATGCGGGGGGCCACCAGAAGCCAAGGGTTTGCTGTAAGGGGACTGCAAGGAATGCATCGAGGAGGTTTCGGAGTGTGTGGAAACAACAGAAAGGGCTTTTTCAGAGGTGGCTATGCTTTCAGAG GTGTGAATCAGATGCATGCCCGGGGAGGGGTGACTAAGCTTAGGTTTTGTCAGGGCTTGAGGTTGCAAGGTGGCCAGCTGAACAATGCTGGAGTGCTGGTTAGCTGCGGAGCCAGGAATGAACTGGGCctgagaggaagag GCAGAGGAGCTGGTCTGGGCCTGCGGGGCCGGGGATGGTTCCGAAGCATGGGCAAACCTGAAAAAATCCCCACCAAAGAGGAGCTGGACAACCAACTAGACAACTACATGTCAATGACCAAGAGCCACCTAGACGCAGAGCTGGATTCCTACATGGCCATGGCAGGCTCCGACTACATGGAGTAG
- the LOC112239640 gene encoding chromatin target of PRMT1 protein isoform X1 gives MLQGMYQQTDAMTSPTEKIVLKSTSTISLNDRFTTMLNNKQLEPVAVRVNMQQQQVASVRNRRLALQMENRTSVQAALQPKSLKQRLGKGDVLARLSRPMGTLMRGATRSQGFAVRGLQGMHRGGFGVCGNNRKGFFRGGYAFRGVNQMHARGGVTKLRFCQGLRLQGGQLNNAGVLVSCGARNELGLRGRGRGAGLGLRGRGWFRSMGKPEKIPTKEELDNQLDNYMSMTKSHLDAELDSYMAMAGSDYME, from the exons ATGTTACAAG GAATGTATCAGCAAACAGACGCAATGACTTCACCAACAGAGAAAATCGTGCTGAAAAGCACATCAACAATTTCCCTCAACGATCG CTTCACCACCATGCTGAACAACAAGCAGCTGGAGCCAGTGGCTGTACGAGTCAACATGCAGCAGCAGCAAGTGGCCAGTGTCCGCAACAGGAGACTGGCTCTGCAGATGGAGAACAGGACCTCTGTGCAGGCTGCCCTGCAGCCCAAG AGCCTGAAGCAGCGCCTGGGGAAGGGCGATGTCCTGGCAAGGCTAAGTCGGCCCATGGGGACCCTGATGCGGGGGGCCACCAGAAGCCAAGGGTTTGCTGTAAGGGGACTGCAAGGAATGCATCGAGGAGGTTTCGGAGTGTGTGGAAACAACAGAAAGGGCTTTTTCAGAGGTGGCTATGCTTTCAGAG GTGTGAATCAGATGCATGCCCGGGGAGGGGTGACTAAGCTTAGGTTTTGTCAGGGCTTGAGGTTGCAAGGTGGCCAGCTGAACAATGCTGGAGTGCTGGTTAGCTGCGGAGCCAGGAATGAACTGGGCctgagaggaagag GCAGAGGAGCTGGTCTGGGCCTGCGGGGCCGGGGATGGTTCCGAAGCATGGGCAAACCTGAAAAAATCCCCACCAAAGAGGAGCTGGACAACCAACTAGACAACTACATGTCAATGACCAAGAGCCACCTAGACGCAGAGCTGGATTCCTACATGGCCATGGCAGGCTCCGACTACATGGAGTAG
- the LOC112239640 gene encoding chromatin target of PRMT1 protein isoform X3, whose amino-acid sequence MLQGMYQQTDAMTSPTEKIVLKSTSTISLNDRFTTMLNNKQLEPVAVRVNMQQQQVASVRNRRLALQMENRTSVQAALQPKSLKQRLGKGDVLARLSRPMGTLMRGATRSQGFAVRGLQGMHRGGFGVCGNNRKGFFRGVNQMHARGGVTKLRFCQGLRLQGGQLNNAGVLVSCGARNELGLRGRGRGAGLGLRGRGWFRSMGKPEKIPTKEELDNQLDNYMSMTKSHLDAELDSYMAMAGSDYME is encoded by the exons ATGTTACAAG GAATGTATCAGCAAACAGACGCAATGACTTCACCAACAGAGAAAATCGTGCTGAAAAGCACATCAACAATTTCCCTCAACGATCG CTTCACCACCATGCTGAACAACAAGCAGCTGGAGCCAGTGGCTGTACGAGTCAACATGCAGCAGCAGCAAGTGGCCAGTGTCCGCAACAGGAGACTGGCTCTGCAGATGGAGAACAGGACCTCTGTGCAGGCTGCCCTGCAGCCCAAG AGCCTGAAGCAGCGCCTGGGGAAGGGCGATGTCCTGGCAAGGCTAAGTCGGCCCATGGGGACCCTGATGCGGGGGGCCACCAGAAGCCAAGGGTTTGCTGTAAGGGGACTGCAAGGAATGCATCGAGGAGGTTTCGGAGTGTGTGGAAACAACAGAAAGGGCTTTTTCAGAG GTGTGAATCAGATGCATGCCCGGGGAGGGGTGACTAAGCTTAGGTTTTGTCAGGGCTTGAGGTTGCAAGGTGGCCAGCTGAACAATGCTGGAGTGCTGGTTAGCTGCGGAGCCAGGAATGAACTGGGCctgagaggaagag GCAGAGGAGCTGGTCTGGGCCTGCGGGGCCGGGGATGGTTCCGAAGCATGGGCAAACCTGAAAAAATCCCCACCAAAGAGGAGCTGGACAACCAACTAGACAACTACATGTCAATGACCAAGAGCCACCTAGACGCAGAGCTGGATTCCTACATGGCCATGGCAGGCTCCGACTACATGGAGTAG
- the LOC112239640 gene encoding chromatin target of PRMT1 protein isoform X4: MLNNKQLEPVAVRVNMQQQQVASVRNRRLALQMENRTSVQAALQPKSLKQRLGKGDVLARLSRPMGTLMRGATRSQGFAVRGLQGMHRGGFGVCGNNRKGFFRGGYAFRGVNQMHARGGVTKLRFCQGLRLQGGQLNNAGVLVSCGARNELGLRGRGRGAGLGLRGRGWFRSMGKPEKIPTKEELDNQLDNYMSMTKSHLDAELDSYMAMAGSDYME, from the exons ATGCTGAACAACAAGCAGCTGGAGCCAGTGGCTGTACGAGTCAACATGCAGCAGCAGCAAGTGGCCAGTGTCCGCAACAGGAGACTGGCTCTGCAGATGGAGAACAGGACCTCTGTGCAGGCTGCCCTGCAGCCCAAG AGCCTGAAGCAGCGCCTGGGGAAGGGCGATGTCCTGGCAAGGCTAAGTCGGCCCATGGGGACCCTGATGCGGGGGGCCACCAGAAGCCAAGGGTTTGCTGTAAGGGGACTGCAAGGAATGCATCGAGGAGGTTTCGGAGTGTGTGGAAACAACAGAAAGGGCTTTTTCAGAGGTGGCTATGCTTTCAGAG GTGTGAATCAGATGCATGCCCGGGGAGGGGTGACTAAGCTTAGGTTTTGTCAGGGCTTGAGGTTGCAAGGTGGCCAGCTGAACAATGCTGGAGTGCTGGTTAGCTGCGGAGCCAGGAATGAACTGGGCctgagaggaagag GCAGAGGAGCTGGTCTGGGCCTGCGGGGCCGGGGATGGTTCCGAAGCATGGGCAAACCTGAAAAAATCCCCACCAAAGAGGAGCTGGACAACCAACTAGACAACTACATGTCAATGACCAAGAGCCACCTAGACGCAGAGCTGGATTCCTACATGGCCATGGCAGGCTCCGACTACATGGAGTAG